The proteins below come from a single Streptomyces tubercidicus genomic window:
- the egtA gene encoding ergothioneine biosynthesis glutamate--cysteine ligase EgtA — protein MPVRPAVLEAELEAHLRGICFKTGPPRRIGVEIEWLVHDARNPRCPVEPARLKSAATALRALPLTSLLTFEPGGQLELSSLPATSLTDCIEAVTADLARVRPALLAMGLGLAGHGHNPWHPPRRVLTDPRYNAMEAYFDRWGSAGRSMMCATASVQVCVDAGHEEPGPFGYGRRWLLAHLLGAVLAAAFANSPISEGCPTGYRTTRQLIWSQLDPDRTLAPPPGPDPRTAWARYVLDAPVMCIRSEDGHWDAPEGLTFREWIRTGVPRPPTQEDLDYHVTTLFPPVRPRGHLELRMIDAQSGDAGWIVPLAVTAALFDDPEATERAYRIVKSLAETAGSRPAPRNPLWRHAARAALTDPELHTAAVACFAAAQEALPRLGASPEVRAAVAEFTERYVARGRCPADDHLDALYAAEGDLIVGKDSQ, from the coding sequence ATGCCCGTACGACCTGCGGTTTTGGAAGCGGAGCTGGAAGCGCACCTGCGCGGAATATGCTTCAAGACGGGCCCCCCGCGCCGTATCGGCGTGGAGATCGAATGGCTGGTCCATGATGCGCGCAACCCTCGATGTCCGGTCGAACCGGCCCGGCTGAAGAGCGCGGCCACCGCCCTGCGCGCGCTCCCCCTGACATCCCTGCTGACCTTCGAACCCGGCGGCCAGCTGGAGCTCAGCTCGCTGCCCGCCACCTCCCTCACCGACTGCATCGAGGCCGTCACCGCCGATCTCGCACGGGTCCGGCCCGCCCTGCTGGCCATGGGCCTGGGCCTGGCCGGCCACGGCCACAATCCGTGGCACCCCCCGCGGCGGGTGCTGACCGATCCCCGCTACAACGCCATGGAGGCGTACTTCGACCGCTGGGGCTCCGCCGGGCGGTCCATGATGTGCGCCACCGCGTCCGTGCAGGTGTGTGTGGACGCGGGCCATGAGGAGCCGGGACCGTTCGGGTACGGCCGGCGCTGGCTGCTGGCCCATCTGCTGGGCGCCGTACTGGCCGCGGCGTTCGCCAACTCGCCGATCAGTGAGGGCTGCCCGACGGGCTACCGCACCACCCGCCAGCTCATCTGGTCCCAGCTCGATCCGGACCGTACGCTCGCCCCTCCCCCGGGCCCGGATCCGCGCACCGCCTGGGCCCGCTATGTCCTGGACGCACCGGTCATGTGCATCCGCTCCGAGGACGGCCACTGGGACGCTCCGGAGGGGCTCACCTTCCGCGAGTGGATCCGTACCGGCGTCCCCAGACCGCCCACCCAGGAGGATCTGGACTACCACGTCACCACCCTCTTCCCGCCCGTACGGCCGCGCGGCCATCTGGAGCTGCGCATGATCGACGCGCAGTCGGGCGACGCCGGCTGGATCGTGCCGCTGGCCGTCACGGCCGCACTGTTCGACGATCCGGAGGCGACCGAGCGGGCGTACCGCATCGTCAAGTCCCTTGCGGAGACCGCCGGTTCGCGCCCCGCGCCGCGCAATCCGCTGTGGCGGCACGCCGCCCGTGCGGCGCTGACCGACCCGGAGCTGCACACCGCCGCGGTGGCCTGTTTCGCCGCCGCGCAGGAAGCCCTGCCGCGCCTCGGTGCCTCCCCCGAGGTGCGCGCGGCGGTCGCGGAGTTCACCGAGCGCTATGTGGCACGCGGCCGCTGCCCCGCGGACGATCATCTCGACGCCCTGTATGCCGCGGAGGGCGATCTCATCGTTGGGAAGGACAGCCAGTGA
- a CDS encoding glycosyl hydrolase family 18 protein has translation MALLLTGLWAPAAGAAGDPRSAGRTGSAWLPYWGDVDAAYRDALRHASQLHTVSPFWYETSDDTIVKGHTGAGRRDIIDGLHDAGIDVVPTVTETLGAVAMAEMMHDPQRRRDHVDTLLDLVESRSYDGLDLDYEAMALTGDQEDRDRVRTGYNALVKELCARLHDRDKQCVVTVLARVRGSGRAFDYERLGGIVDRFRIMGYDLHWSGGEAGPLSARDWYDEFLRYATDTVPRHKIEVAFPGYGWDWISGVTGHAAHLTWKEAEALREREDADYLFDEVSGTPHFTYRKDGEEHEVWYQDARGVRAQLPLLRKYGVRGTGLWALGFEDPGFWAALREA, from the coding sequence GTGGCGTTGCTGCTCACCGGGCTCTGGGCCCCGGCGGCCGGAGCGGCCGGGGACCCGAGGAGTGCGGGGCGGACCGGCTCGGCCTGGCTGCCCTACTGGGGCGATGTCGACGCCGCCTACCGCGACGCCCTGCGACACGCCTCCCAGCTGCACACCGTCAGCCCCTTCTGGTACGAGACCTCCGACGACACCATCGTCAAGGGGCACACGGGCGCCGGACGGCGCGACATCATCGACGGGTTGCACGACGCCGGGATCGATGTCGTGCCCACCGTGACCGAGACCCTCGGTGCCGTGGCGATGGCCGAGATGATGCACGATCCGCAGCGGCGACGGGACCATGTCGACACGCTGCTGGACCTCGTCGAGAGCCGGTCCTACGACGGACTCGACCTGGACTACGAGGCGATGGCCCTCACCGGGGACCAGGAGGACCGCGACCGGGTGCGGACCGGCTACAACGCACTCGTCAAGGAGCTCTGCGCCCGGCTGCACGACCGGGACAAGCAGTGTGTGGTCACCGTGCTGGCCCGGGTCCGCGGCAGCGGCCGGGCCTTCGACTACGAGCGGCTCGGCGGGATCGTCGACCGGTTCCGCATCATGGGCTACGACCTGCACTGGTCGGGCGGCGAGGCCGGCCCGCTCTCCGCCAGGGACTGGTACGACGAGTTTCTGCGCTACGCCACCGACACCGTCCCCCGGCACAAGATCGAGGTGGCCTTCCCGGGTTACGGCTGGGACTGGATCAGCGGCGTCACCGGGCATGCGGCCCATCTGACCTGGAAAGAGGCCGAGGCGCTGCGCGAGCGGGAGGACGCGGACTACCTCTTCGACGAGGTCTCCGGCACCCCGCACTTCACCTATCGCAAGGACGGCGAGGAGCACGAGGTCTGGTACCAGGACGCCCGCGGGGTCCGCGCACAGTTGCCGCTGCTGAGGAAGTACGGGGTGCGGGGCACCGGCCTCTGGGCGCTCGGATTCGAGGACCCGGGCTTCTGGGCGGCGCTCCGCGAGGCGTAG
- a CDS encoding NADPH:quinone oxidoreductase family protein, whose translation MKAWRVHANGEPRAVMRLEEVPDPQPGPGQLLLRVRAANVNFPDALLCRGQYQVRPPLPFTPGVEICGEVLAVGEGAAGETGARVLAQPPLPDGGFAELAVVDAATVRPAPEALDDAEAAALHIGYQTGWFGLHRRARLQAGETLLVHAAAGGVGSAAVQLGKAAGATVIGVVGGADKARIARELGCDVVLDRRTDDLVAAVKDATGGRGADVVYDPVGGEAYAKSVKCIAFEGRIVVVGFAGGAIPTPALNHALVKNYAILGLHWGLYNTKDPAAVDACHEELTKLAAQGVIKPLIGGRVPLADAADAVQRVADGTSVGRLVVVPGAEEAR comes from the coding sequence GTGAAGGCATGGCGCGTACACGCGAACGGTGAGCCGCGAGCGGTGATGCGGCTGGAGGAGGTGCCGGACCCGCAGCCGGGGCCGGGGCAGCTGCTGCTGCGGGTGCGGGCCGCCAACGTCAACTTCCCGGACGCGCTGCTGTGCCGCGGCCAGTACCAGGTGCGGCCTCCGCTGCCGTTCACACCGGGCGTGGAGATCTGCGGTGAGGTGCTCGCCGTGGGGGAGGGGGCGGCCGGTGAGACCGGGGCGCGGGTGCTGGCCCAGCCGCCGCTGCCGGACGGCGGCTTCGCCGAACTCGCGGTCGTCGACGCGGCGACGGTACGCCCGGCCCCCGAGGCCCTGGACGACGCCGAGGCCGCCGCGCTGCACATCGGCTACCAGACCGGCTGGTTCGGACTGCACCGCCGGGCCCGTCTCCAGGCGGGCGAGACGCTGCTCGTGCACGCCGCTGCGGGCGGGGTCGGCAGCGCCGCCGTACAGCTCGGCAAGGCCGCCGGCGCCACCGTCATCGGCGTGGTGGGCGGCGCGGACAAGGCCCGTATCGCCCGCGAACTGGGCTGCGATGTGGTCCTCGACCGGCGCACCGACGATCTCGTCGCCGCCGTGAAGGACGCCACCGGCGGGCGCGGCGCGGACGTGGTCTACGACCCGGTGGGCGGTGAGGCGTACGCCAAGTCCGTCAAGTGCATCGCCTTCGAGGGCCGGATCGTCGTCGTCGGCTTCGCCGGTGGCGCCATCCCCACCCCCGCCCTCAACCACGCGCTGGTGAAGAACTACGCGATCCTGGGCCTCCACTGGGGCCTGTACAACACCAAGGACCCCGCCGCCGTCGACGCCTGCCACGAGGAGCTCACCAAGCTCGCCGCGCAGGGCGTCATCAAGCCGCTGATCGGCGGGCGGGTCCCGCTGGCGGACGCCGCCGACGCCGTCCAGCGGGTCGCCGACGGCACCTCCGTCGGCCGGCTCGTGGTGGTCCCCGGAGCGGAGGAGGCCCGATGA
- a CDS encoding cell wall hydrolase has protein sequence MSREPGRQVPTAHGTVAFSRLPEELRNVTYSGARHPGAATPECPSYAADGTAGASGHPAPGPFADLARGANCQLYAYAVLRHFGLLIPPLRSAELWADTRATHRVDRPRPLDLVLFDGGPAEGRPPGYGAHVGVHLGPDQVLHLCREAGRPAVWRSADFAARPRYRRFLGVKRAGRPQER, from the coding sequence GTGTCCCGTGAACCCGGCCGTCAAGTCCCCACCGCCCACGGCACGGTGGCGTTCTCGCGGCTCCCGGAGGAGCTGCGCAATGTGACCTACTCGGGTGCCCGCCATCCGGGAGCGGCGACACCTGAATGCCCGTCATACGCGGCGGACGGGACGGCCGGTGCCTCCGGCCACCCCGCCCCGGGCCCCTTCGCCGACCTGGCCCGGGGCGCGAACTGCCAGCTGTACGCCTACGCCGTACTGCGCCACTTCGGCCTGCTGATACCGCCGTTGCGCTCCGCGGAACTCTGGGCCGACACACGGGCGACCCACCGGGTGGACCGCCCGCGACCGCTGGATCTGGTGCTGTTCGACGGCGGTCCCGCCGAGGGCCGCCCACCGGGCTACGGCGCGCATGTGGGCGTCCATCTGGGCCCCGACCAGGTGCTGCATCTGTGCCGGGAGGCCGGCCGGCCCGCCGTTTGGCGCTCTGCGGACTTCGCGGCGCGGCCGCGCTACCGGCGCTTCCTCGGCGTCAAACGGGCCGGGCGACCCCAGGAACGCTGA
- a CDS encoding winged helix-turn-helix transcriptional regulator, protein MPRRSYDQYCAVARALDAVGDRWTLLIVRELLGGPRRYTDLHADLPGVSTDMLASRLKDMERDGLVTRRRLAPPGVAFVYDLTDRGRALLPALTALADWGAPALGERRPTDAVRAHWFAVPLMARLARHFGDGADVIDIALDEGEFHVVLGGGGVVRGGDGPDSAGGPEVGPGYADGPAEHPDLRLRMDTATCADIAYDRLSLAQGIESGRIAVAWPGESREPGEPGERQRRKRTTTA, encoded by the coding sequence ATGCCGCGCCGAAGCTATGACCAGTACTGCGCCGTCGCCCGAGCCCTGGACGCCGTCGGCGACCGCTGGACGCTCCTGATCGTCCGGGAGCTGCTGGGCGGCCCCCGGCGCTACACCGATCTGCATGCCGACCTGCCGGGCGTCAGCACCGACATGCTCGCCTCCCGCCTCAAGGACATGGAACGGGACGGCCTGGTCACCCGCCGCCGGCTCGCCCCGCCCGGAGTCGCCTTCGTCTACGACCTCACCGACCGCGGCCGCGCACTGCTGCCCGCGCTCACCGCCCTCGCCGACTGGGGCGCCCCCGCCCTCGGCGAGCGGCGCCCGACGGATGCGGTGCGGGCCCACTGGTTCGCGGTTCCGCTGATGGCGCGGCTGGCCCGGCACTTCGGGGATGGGGCCGACGTGATCGATATCGCCCTCGACGAGGGGGAGTTCCATGTCGTGCTCGGTGGCGGCGGAGTCGTCCGCGGCGGCGACGGGCCGGACAGCGCCGGCGGCCCGGAGGTCGGGCCCGGCTATGCGGACGGCCCGGCCGAGCACCCCGACCTCCGGCTGCGGATGGACACCGCGACCTGTGCCGACATCGCATACGATCGACTCTCCCTCGCACAGGGAATCGAATCCGGCCGGATCGCGGTGGCATGGCCCGGGGAGTCCCGGGAGCCCGGGGAGCCCGGCGAACGGCAGCGACGGAAGAGGACGACAACGGCATGA
- a CDS encoding acyl-CoA dehydrogenase family protein, with protein MTDADDLRRRTAELLAAHPPASTDRLEFLRARFDAGLAWVHFPEGLGGLDAPRALQAVVDAELEDAGAPDNDPGRIGIGLGMAAPTILRFGTDEQKQRLLRPLWTGEEVWCQLFSEPGAGSDLAALATRAVRDGDTWIVDGQKVWTSSAHLARWAILIARTDPEVPKHRGISYFVCDMTDPGVEVRPLRQITGEAEFNEVFLTGVRIPDTQRLGAVGEGWKVAQTTLMNERVAIGGAPIPREGGMIGIAAADWRARPELRTHDLHQRLLKLWVEAEVARLTGERLRQQLTMGQPGPEGSGMKLAFARLAQEISGWEVEFLAEDGLTYDDWTMRRPDRVDFTGREAGYRYLRAKGNSIEGGTSEVLLNIVAERVLGLPPEPRTDKDVAWKDLPR; from the coding sequence ATGACCGACGCCGACGACCTGCGCCGGCGCACCGCCGAGCTGCTCGCCGCCCATCCTCCCGCCAGTACGGACCGGCTGGAATTCCTGCGTGCCCGCTTCGACGCCGGACTGGCCTGGGTCCACTTCCCCGAAGGGCTCGGCGGACTGGACGCCCCGCGCGCCCTGCAAGCGGTCGTCGACGCGGAACTGGAGGACGCCGGGGCCCCTGACAACGACCCCGGCCGCATCGGGATCGGCCTCGGCATGGCCGCGCCCACGATCCTGCGCTTCGGCACCGACGAGCAGAAGCAGCGCCTGCTGCGCCCCCTGTGGACCGGCGAGGAGGTGTGGTGCCAGCTGTTCAGCGAGCCCGGTGCCGGCTCCGACCTGGCGGCGCTGGCGACCCGCGCGGTCCGGGACGGGGACACCTGGATCGTCGACGGGCAGAAGGTCTGGACGTCCAGCGCGCATCTGGCCCGCTGGGCGATCCTGATCGCCCGCACCGACCCCGAGGTGCCCAAACACCGCGGCATCAGCTACTTCGTCTGCGATATGACCGATCCCGGCGTCGAGGTGCGTCCGCTGCGGCAGATCACCGGCGAGGCCGAGTTCAACGAGGTCTTTCTCACCGGCGTCCGGATCCCCGACACCCAGCGCCTCGGCGCGGTCGGCGAGGGCTGGAAGGTCGCCCAGACCACGCTGATGAACGAGCGGGTCGCCATCGGCGGCGCCCCTATCCCCCGTGAGGGCGGCATGATCGGCATCGCCGCCGCAGACTGGCGCGCCCGCCCCGAACTGCGCACCCACGATCTGCATCAGCGGCTGCTGAAGCTGTGGGTGGAGGCCGAGGTCGCCCGCCTCACCGGCGAGCGGCTGCGCCAGCAGTTGACCATGGGCCAGCCCGGCCCCGAGGGCAGCGGGATGAAGCTGGCCTTCGCCCGGCTCGCCCAGGAAATCAGCGGCTGGGAGGTGGAGTTCCTCGCCGAGGACGGGCTGACGTACGACGACTGGACGATGCGCCGCCCCGACCGGGTCGACTTCACCGGCCGTGAGGCGGGCTACCGCTATCTGCGCGCCAAGGGGAACTCCATCGAAGGGGGCACCTCGGAAGTGCTGCTCAACATCGTCGCCGAACGTGTGCTGGGGCTGCCGCCCGAGCCGCGCACCGACAAGGACGTCGCGTGGAAGGACCTCCCCCGATGA
- a CDS encoding Ser-Thr-rich GPI-anchored membrane family protein — translation MCRATSMATNLAVAVATTAVGCMLVISLTPSRPDTGKSGPAAGRAMAATSGHAGSAARAATSALGAAAASADPEEFASPPTGRIEVTAPEPGVDYKANGSFAVAWKNTTGEEVDVWLRTATGHGESERVALVATRVDAGRTGEALVTLPRVPPGPRYFLEVATAGDGAVRDFTRTFAITN, via the coding sequence ATGTGCAGGGCCACCTCGATGGCCACCAATCTGGCCGTCGCCGTCGCCACCACCGCCGTCGGCTGCATGCTGGTGATCTCGCTGACGCCGTCCCGCCCGGACACCGGGAAGAGTGGTCCGGCGGCCGGCCGGGCGATGGCCGCCACATCCGGCCATGCGGGGTCGGCCGCGCGGGCCGCCACCTCCGCCCTCGGCGCGGCCGCCGCCAGTGCCGACCCCGAGGAGTTCGCCTCGCCCCCGACGGGGCGGATCGAGGTGACCGCGCCCGAGCCCGGCGTCGACTACAAGGCGAACGGCAGTTTCGCGGTGGCCTGGAAGAACACCACGGGCGAGGAGGTGGACGTCTGGCTGCGGACGGCGACGGGCCACGGCGAGTCGGAGCGGGTGGCGCTGGTGGCGACCCGGGTCGATGCCGGGCGGACCGGTGAGGCGCTGGTGACGCTGCCCCGGGTGCCGCCGGGCCCCCGCTACTTCCTGGAGGTGGCCACGGCCGGCGATGGCGCGGTCCGCGACTTCACCCGGACCTTCGCCATCACCAACTGA
- a CDS encoding acyl-CoA thioesterase: MTEAAEQTAGTDATEPFTVGITVRGYETDTQGHLNQSVYLQYAEHARWSLLQASGIRQSTMVDRRVGPVTVETTIRYRRELRAGDEVEVSCAFVWGEGKTFRIEQTVRKDDGTVAAEVSAVCGLLDLTERKLLQDPRAAFRELAEKPALLGLADA; this comes from the coding sequence GTGACAGAAGCGGCGGAGCAGACAGCCGGTACGGACGCGACGGAGCCGTTCACCGTCGGGATCACCGTGCGTGGCTACGAGACGGACACCCAGGGCCATCTCAACCAGAGCGTCTACCTCCAGTACGCCGAGCACGCCCGCTGGTCGCTGCTCCAGGCGAGCGGCATCCGCCAGAGCACCATGGTGGACCGCCGGGTCGGCCCGGTGACCGTCGAGACCACCATCCGCTACCGGCGGGAGCTGCGGGCCGGTGACGAGGTCGAGGTCAGCTGCGCCTTCGTCTGGGGCGAGGGCAAGACCTTCCGGATCGAGCAGACCGTCCGCAAGGACGACGGGACGGTGGCCGCCGAGGTGAGCGCCGTCTGCGGGCTGCTCGACCTCACCGAGCGCAAGCTGCTCCAGGACCCACGGGCCGCCTTCCGCGAGCTGGCCGAGAAGCCCGCGCTGCTGGGCCTCGCCGACGCCTGA
- a CDS encoding S1 family peptidase yields MERRFRKAALWGAVVATVVAAAGPFSPAHGVPRPDPGPQPSPRGMLDAMRRDLGLNAVQVRTRLAQETEAHRAAAAVRRTLSAPPAGMWFDRTTGKLVVAVTGAADAQRVRAAGAVPKAVPHSRAALTALMRQITGRAGDGVPGVTGWGVDERANGVVVRVDRTRHTVRTAAFERSVRAMGARSKIPVTVERSDQTPRQQGGTVVGGERWMPGAEGICSIGFPVTGPGSFQGFLTAGHCTLTADQAAFGKDGSRMGTSNQGGGHSVNGREGDFGLVGVDQPDWTVSSNVAGQGGTPVTVTGEQEGLVGMSMCRSGQSSGWHCGEITRVDQTVDYGNTVIEGLSFTNACSAPGDSGGSYVTQPSAPKALGVHSGGGAASCGNFGGATLTVFQPVGEALAKWNLRLKTGSP; encoded by the coding sequence ATGGAACGCCGCTTTCGCAAGGCAGCTCTCTGGGGCGCGGTCGTCGCCACCGTCGTGGCGGCGGCCGGCCCGTTCAGCCCGGCGCACGGCGTGCCCCGGCCCGATCCCGGGCCCCAGCCCTCGCCCCGCGGCATGCTCGACGCGATGCGCCGGGACCTCGGGCTGAACGCGGTGCAGGTGCGGACCCGGCTCGCGCAGGAGACCGAAGCACACCGCGCCGCGGCGGCCGTGCGCCGGACGCTGAGCGCCCCGCCCGCCGGTATGTGGTTCGACCGGACCACCGGCAAGCTCGTCGTCGCGGTCACCGGCGCCGCCGACGCACAGCGGGTACGGGCCGCCGGGGCGGTCCCCAAGGCGGTGCCGCACAGCCGCGCCGCGCTCACGGCCCTGATGCGGCAGATCACCGGCCGGGCCGGTGACGGGGTGCCCGGCGTGACCGGCTGGGGTGTGGACGAGCGGGCCAACGGTGTGGTGGTGCGCGTCGACCGCACCCGGCACACCGTCCGGACCGCCGCCTTCGAGAGGTCCGTCCGCGCGATGGGGGCGCGCTCGAAGATCCCCGTCACCGTCGAGCGCAGCGACCAGACGCCGCGTCAGCAGGGCGGCACGGTGGTGGGCGGCGAACGGTGGATGCCCGGCGCCGAGGGCATCTGCTCCATCGGCTTCCCGGTGACCGGACCGGGCAGTTTCCAGGGCTTTCTGACGGCCGGTCACTGCACGCTCACTGCCGATCAGGCCGCGTTCGGCAAGGACGGCAGCCGGATGGGGACCTCCAACCAGGGCGGCGGACACAGCGTCAACGGACGCGAGGGGGACTTCGGGCTGGTCGGGGTCGACCAGCCGGACTGGACGGTCAGCTCGAACGTGGCCGGGCAGGGCGGTACGCCGGTCACCGTCACCGGCGAGCAGGAGGGCCTGGTCGGCATGTCGATGTGCCGCTCCGGGCAGAGCAGCGGCTGGCACTGCGGGGAGATCACCCGGGTCGACCAGACCGTGGACTACGGCAACACGGTCATCGAGGGCCTGTCGTTCACCAACGCCTGCTCGGCGCCCGGAGATTCGGGCGGCTCGTATGTCACCCAGCCCAGCGCCCCGAAGGCCCTGGGCGTGCACTCCGGCGGCGGCGCCGCCAGCTGCGGCAACTTCGGCGGTGCCACGCTGACCGTCTTCCAGCCGGTCGGTGAGGCCCTGGCGAAGTGGAACCTGCGGCTCAAGACGGGCAGCCCCTGA
- a CDS encoding pyridoxal phosphate-dependent aminotransferase: MQFKQSSKMADVCYEIRGPVIEHADALEEAGHSVLRLNTGNPALFGFECPEEILQDVMRNLSRAHGYTESRGILSARRAVAQHYQERGLPDVGVDDIYLGNGVSELVSMAVQALLDDGDEVLIPAPDFPLWTAVTSLAGGKPVHYLCDESADWLPDLDDLASKITDRTRAMVIINPNNPTGAVYPRELLDGMLDLARRHGLMVFADEIYDRILYDDAVHHHAAVLAPDLVCLTFSGLSKSSRVAGFRSGWLVVSGPKQHAADYLEGLGTLASMRLCPNAPAQYAIQAALGGPQSIQNLVLPGGRLREQRDRAWERLNEIPGVSCVKPKGALYAFPRLDPAVHKIHDDEKFVLDLLLREKIQVVQGTGFNWPRPDHFRILTLPHADELDAAISRIGRFLAGYRQ; this comes from the coding sequence ATGCAGTTCAAGCAGTCCAGCAAGATGGCCGACGTCTGCTACGAGATCCGCGGGCCGGTGATCGAGCACGCGGACGCGCTGGAGGAGGCGGGCCACAGCGTGCTGCGGCTGAACACCGGCAATCCGGCGCTGTTCGGCTTCGAGTGCCCCGAAGAGATCCTGCAGGACGTGATGCGCAATCTGTCCCGCGCCCACGGCTACACCGAGTCCCGGGGCATCCTCTCGGCCCGCCGCGCGGTCGCCCAGCACTACCAGGAACGCGGTCTGCCCGATGTCGGCGTCGATGACATCTACCTCGGCAACGGCGTCTCCGAACTCGTCTCGATGGCGGTGCAGGCCCTCCTGGACGACGGCGACGAGGTCCTCATCCCGGCCCCCGACTTCCCGCTCTGGACGGCGGTCACCTCCCTGGCGGGCGGCAAGCCGGTGCACTACCTCTGCGACGAGTCAGCGGACTGGCTGCCGGACCTGGACGACCTCGCCTCGAAGATCACCGACCGGACCCGGGCGATGGTCATCATCAACCCCAACAACCCGACCGGCGCGGTCTACCCGCGCGAGCTGCTCGACGGCATGCTCGACCTCGCCCGGCGCCACGGGCTGATGGTCTTCGCCGACGAGATCTACGACCGGATCCTGTACGACGACGCGGTCCACCACCACGCCGCAGTCCTCGCCCCCGACCTGGTCTGTCTGACCTTCAGCGGACTGTCCAAGTCCTCCCGGGTGGCCGGATTCCGCTCCGGCTGGCTGGTGGTCTCCGGCCCCAAGCAGCACGCCGCCGACTATCTGGAGGGCCTGGGCACCCTCGCCTCCATGCGGCTGTGCCCGAACGCCCCCGCGCAGTACGCCATCCAGGCCGCTCTCGGCGGCCCGCAGAGCATCCAGAACCTGGTCCTGCCGGGCGGCAGGCTGCGCGAGCAGCGCGACCGGGCCTGGGAGCGGCTGAACGAGATCCCTGGCGTCTCCTGCGTCAAGCCCAAGGGCGCGCTCTACGCCTTCCCCCGCCTGGACCCCGCCGTCCACAAGATCCACGACGACGAGAAGTTCGTCCTCGATCTGCTGCTGCGGGAGAAGATCCAGGTCGTCCAGGGCACCGGCTTCAACTGGCCGCGCCCGGATCACTTCCGGATCCTCACCCTCCCGCACGCCGATGAGCTGGACGCGGCGATCAGCCGGATCGGACGCTTCCTGGCGGGCTACCGCCAGTGA
- a CDS encoding acyl-CoA dehydrogenase family protein translates to MTDATTPPGATAPDPDLLYSEDEDALRAAVRALLADRGDPATVLAGLESQAAYDTGLWHSLATEIGTAGLLVPEKLGGAGATAREAAVVLEELGRSVAPVPYLTSAVLAVTALLGCDHDRADTAAPLAALAEGRTVGVLAVPLTTAPGGPSGPVSVRADANGALTGRVTSVADAAAAGLLLVPAEGPDGPALYAVDASAAGVRTDTVTPLDLTRPLGHLTFDGAHGRLLAVGDRARAAVDRALLAGAGLLASEQLGVAEWCLTETVRHTAERTQFGRPVGSFQALKHRMAALWLEVASARAAARNAADALATDSPDAPVAVAVAQAYCAPVAVRAAQECVQLHGGIGMTWEHPAHLFLKRAKSDELALGSPGRHREALAGLVGIAAP, encoded by the coding sequence ATGACCGACGCGACCACCCCGCCCGGCGCCACGGCGCCCGACCCCGACCTCCTGTACTCCGAGGACGAGGACGCACTGCGCGCCGCCGTACGGGCGCTCCTCGCCGACCGCGGCGATCCGGCCACCGTGCTCGCCGGTCTGGAGTCGCAGGCCGCCTACGACACCGGGCTGTGGCACTCCCTCGCCACGGAGATCGGCACCGCCGGCCTGCTGGTGCCCGAGAAGCTCGGTGGAGCGGGGGCTACGGCCCGCGAGGCCGCCGTCGTGCTGGAGGAGCTCGGCCGCTCCGTCGCGCCCGTCCCCTATCTGACCAGCGCGGTCCTCGCGGTGACCGCCCTGCTGGGCTGCGATCACGACCGGGCGGACACCGCCGCGCCGCTCGCCGCGCTCGCCGAGGGACGCACCGTCGGTGTGCTCGCGGTCCCGCTGACCACCGCTCCTGGCGGGCCGTCCGGTCCTGTGTCCGTACGGGCCGATGCGAACGGCGCCCTGACCGGCCGGGTGACCTCGGTCGCCGATGCCGCCGCGGCCGGGCTGCTGCTCGTCCCGGCGGAGGGACCCGACGGCCCCGCCCTCTACGCGGTGGACGCCTCGGCGGCCGGGGTGCGCACCGACACCGTCACCCCGCTCGACCTCACCCGCCCCCTGGGCCACCTCACCTTCGACGGTGCCCACGGGCGCCTGCTGGCCGTCGGGGACCGCGCCCGCGCCGCCGTCGACCGGGCCCTGCTCGCCGGGGCCGGACTGCTCGCCTCGGAGCAGCTGGGCGTCGCCGAATGGTGTCTGACCGAAACCGTGCGGCACACCGCCGAGCGCACCCAGTTCGGCCGCCCCGTCGGCTCGTTCCAGGCGCTCAAGCACCGGATGGCCGCCCTCTGGCTGGAGGTGGCCTCGGCCCGCGCCGCCGCCCGTAACGCCGCCGACGCCCTGGCCACCGACAGCCCCGACGCCCCGGTGGCGGTGGCCGTCGCCCAGGCGTACTGCGCGCCGGTGGCGGTACGTGCCGCGCAGGAATGCGTCCAGCTGCACGGCGGGATCGGCATGACCTGGGAGCATCCGGCGCATCTGTTCCTCAAGCGGGCCAAGAGCGATGAGCTCGCCCTCGGGTCGCCGGGGCGCCACCGGGAGGCCCTGGCGGGGTTGGTCGGGATCGCCGCGCCGTAG